Genomic window (Musa acuminata AAA Group cultivar baxijiao chromosome BXJ1-9, Cavendish_Baxijiao_AAA, whole genome shotgun sequence):
GCCAGTGGCTTCAGAGTGGAGTCGTCTCTCAGGAATAAGACAGTTCTGGTAGCGTAGATCTTGCTCGCGGTGGAGTTTATGCGGTTCACGTACGGCATCAGAGCATCGTGGTGATCCAAGATGAACAGCCTGTTGCCACCCAACGCCTGAAAAGAGCGAAACCCGTAGAGAAGATGAGCTCGTTTCGCAGATGAGACCTGAATCCGCAAACGTCTCGTTACGTGTACCTGATCGACTGTCAGTCCTTCGAGGTTGTGCTCGATGTGGGCTGCTGTGATTCTGCTGTTCTGGTTGCCATACTTGCTGGGATCAAGCTTGCTAACTGGGGGGAACTCTTCCAGCCTTCTAATGATCACAGGGTTGACGCCAGCCAGCATCTCCCGAGCAAACTCCTCGTCCGTTCTCCAAGCGTTCTTGTTGACTACAGAAACAGAGGATGGCTCGTTTGAAGGTTATGGACCGGAATGATCCGCTAAGCTCCTTGGGACTCGAGATTAATGTACCTTCGATGATTTGGGGGATTGGTAACTTCAGCAAACGCTGGTTGCCTTCGGTGCGGAAGAGCTCCCTGATCATCTCGAAAGGAATCCGGTCTCTGAGCTCATCAAGCAGGGGAACTTTCGCCACTGGTAGCCCACCCTCGTACAGCTTCAGAATATCTTCGAACGAGTCGAATTCGTTGGGGGTTTCATCGGCTATGGCTTCCAGAACTGGAACCACCGCCTGAACTAGAGCTTTGAGGGCGTAGGTGAGGAAGTCGGCCATCTTGAGGTGTCCGAACCGCTCGTCCCGAGGGACATAGATGTCGAGGCTGATCAGTGGCAGTCTGCTCTCGGAGTTGGGATCTGTTGCAGGAAAAGTAGAATCAGCGCTGAGTGTTACACTGAATTCTTGCATTCTTGGCAGAATTACCAGTCTTTGTGGGTGGCCGGCCGGTCCTGCCACGGCGGGGATACGGATACTCCGACGAGCCACCGAGCACCGGCCGAGCGAGAGCTGCGTCACTGTCGGGGTTGCCGAGATCGTTGTAGTACGCGTAGTCGTAGATGCGGTCCCATTCTTGAAGCTGCCCGGTGACATCCTCGCCTCTCAGGTTCAGGAGCTCGTCTTCTCTGTATGACTTCAGTGGGGCCGGCGTCTCCCCGGGGAGGTAAGCCTGCAACAGTGTCATGACATGGTTAAAGGGGAGTTCGAAGGTTGAAATGGTGGTGTTCTGCGCAACAATCGGTGGAAGATTGGTCAAGGTCATGTCACATCAATAACtaaggttgagagagagagagatcttgtcATCTCACGTCATGACGTTGCATTAAATACCGGCAGGTCTCAACCACTCCCGCGGTGGTTTTTAGGCCGCCACAGAGACCTGCTCAACCCTGGACGAAAGCGAGCAAGGAAAGCTGTTGATTACTCACAGTATTGGCAAAGAAGACCCGGTCATACTTGTACTTGTCCGCGGAGTAGACCCAGGAGTTGCAGACGAAGTGAATCCGGCCCTTCCCAGGGAAGTCCTTCAAGGTGATGCTCTTGAGGTAGAACTGGGACGCGTGCCTGTTCTTGACGATGACTGCGCCAGGGACGCCGTTCTTCTCCTGCCAGTGGAACGTGACGTCGAAGGTGGACTCCCCGGCGGCGATGGACGGAAGCTTGCTGACGAAGCCGTCCAGGTAGGCTGGCTCTCCGACGATCCCCCTGTTGCCATGTTCTGACAAGAAGACCGATCAGGATGCAGCAGAAGCCATGAAAGTGGAGCGAGGAGCATGCTGGGAGCACGTACTTGAGTCGCCGACGGTGGCGCTGACGAGCTGGAGGGAGACGCGCTGGCCGAGGAGCTCCTGCACGCCGTCGAGGAGGGAGGCGGTGAAGTCGGTGAAGTCGAGGGTGTTCTTCCTCATCAACACCACCGTGCCCTTCACGGCCATGCCCTTGGAGCCGCCAAGGATGTTGCTTCGGATCATCGTTGTCTCTACCGTAATGGGAGGGGCTAAGGAAGCAGAAGGGAGGACTGAAAGAGGAGGAGAAGTCAATGGTGGGGAGGGTTAGGGATGGAGTAGGGGATGTATATAGCATGGAGGTGGAGCGTTCATCATCTTCTTGGCACTTTCCTCTCCCTCGGGGAGAATGTCTGTTTGATGGccctcttttgtttttgtttttttttttttctttccctcgTTATATCACGTGATGGTCTCCTTTTCATCTTTCTCTCTACTTTATGTTTCTTTGAGGTATGTAACCATTGGTAGTAGGCATGTTGACATGTATAATAAATAATACTATTCGGTTCGACAAATATGATCGTTTGTATGTAATTCCAAGTTGGACCCTCATGTTTCAGTCCAAATTGATAGGCGAGCCTAGTCAGCAGCACACGAGAAGTGATGATGCGTTCGACAAGACAAGCGTGGGCTCCATATTGGACGAAATCTTGTAGATATCCTTAAGTTATCTAtagaatattaagaaaaaaattattaataattcgATGGTGACACAGGTCTGATTGTCTTTCTCATCGAGTTGGATCGGACAAATCTTCATCTAACCCTTGTTTTTATACgaatggcaaaaaaaaaaaaaaagagtttggaGTGTGAGTAGAATAGTGCTTTTCTTGTAAACATGCCGAAGGCATGCGATAGGGTTCAT
Coding sequences:
- the LOC103998404 gene encoding probable linoleate 9S-lipoxygenase 5, with product MIRSNILGGSKGMAVKGTVVLMRKNTLDFTDFTASLLDGVQELLGQRVSLQLVSATVGDSKHGNRGIVGEPAYLDGFVSKLPSIAAGESTFDVTFHWQEKNGVPGAVIVKNRHASQFYLKSITLKDFPGKGRIHFVCNSWVYSADKYKYDRVFFANTAYLPGETPAPLKSYREDELLNLRGEDVTGQLQEWDRIYDYAYYNDLGNPDSDAALARPVLGGSSEYPYPRRGRTGRPPTKTDPNSESRLPLISLDIYVPRDERFGHLKMADFLTYALKALVQAVVPVLEAIADETPNEFDSFEDILKLYEGGLPVAKVPLLDELRDRIPFEMIRELFRTEGNQRLLKLPIPQIIEVNKNAWRTDEEFAREMLAGVNPVIIRRLEEFPPVSKLDPSKYGNQNSRITAAHIEHNLEGLTVDQALGGNRLFILDHHDALMPYVNRINSTASKIYATRTVLFLRDDSTLKPLAIELSLPHPDGEQHGAVSEVYMPEEAGVEGSIWELAKAYVVVNDSGVHQLISHWLNTHATMEPFVIATNRHLSVLHPIHKLLTPHYRDTMNINALARQILINAGGILEATVFPAKYAMEMSAVVYKNWNFVEQALPADLIKRGVAVKDSNNELRLLIKDYPYAVDGLAIWRTIETWVTEYCAIYYPNDAVLQADVELQAWWKEVREVGHGDKKDEAWWPQMQTVSELTQACTTIIWVASALHAALNFGQYPYAGYLPNRPTISRRFMPAPGTPEYEELKAHPDKAFLMTITSQLQTILGVSLIEILSMHSSDEVYLGQRDTPEWTTDQRALVAFNRFGSTLKRIEDEIIGRNGDESLKNRNGAAQVPYTLLFPTSERGLTGKGIPNSVSI